The following are from one region of the Candidatus Trichorickettsia mobilis genome:
- a CDS encoding HlyD family type I secretion periplasmic adaptor subunit yields the protein MSDSKEPKPKITMEQLQQLMALQQGMAAKPKLTQRQQVIQKSLTTIVQKMQKLTVSLDNFINFITKKEGSNRNDVSQAARSPIVFGVYVIIIFVGIGGIWSSVAPLDSAAVAQGTLISNTNKKTIQHQEGGIIKKIFVNQGDVVAVGDKLIELDETRVKSQHENVLHQYRTALATESRLIAERDNQETVVFPEFLTQDIAVPEVAKAIHTQENLFKAQKEMYRAEKESLHQKIAQLNKQIEGYEAKKISLAKNLEVITDRLKATRTLHEKNFVQKATLLELEAKEAGAKSEIAMTDTEIAKTYQEITKSDIEIINLQNKFTNKTLAELKDAQIQAGSLREQFYALHDSLDRIVIKSPVDGVINVLNYHTIGGVISPGSPIMEISPTNDSLLIEAKVSHKNIDSVYPGLVAKIRFSAFKSRTTPLFTGKVVSISPDIVQDKNPGAAMGDSFYIARIEIDMDEFEKVAKSRNLELHPGMQAEVQIVTGTRTLLRYLLDPVTDVMFRAFREK from the coding sequence ATGTCTGATTCAAAAGAACCAAAGCCAAAAATTACCATGGAACAATTACAGCAATTAATGGCGTTACAACAAGGTATGGCTGCTAAACCGAAGCTAACTCAAAGGCAGCAAGTTATACAAAAGAGCTTGACTACAATTGTGCAAAAAATGCAAAAATTAACAGTTTCTCTTGATAATTTCATTAATTTTATTACCAAAAAAGAAGGTAGTAATCGTAATGATGTATCGCAGGCAGCTAGATCACCGATTGTATTTGGTGTATATGTGATCATCATTTTCGTAGGCATTGGCGGAATATGGAGTAGTGTTGCACCACTTGATAGTGCAGCAGTTGCACAAGGTACTTTAATCTCAAATACCAATAAAAAAACTATTCAACATCAAGAAGGTGGGATTATCAAGAAGATCTTTGTTAATCAGGGAGATGTTGTGGCTGTTGGAGATAAATTGATAGAACTTGATGAAACTAGAGTTAAGTCACAACATGAAAATGTATTACATCAATATAGAACGGCATTAGCTACAGAAAGTCGTTTGATTGCAGAACGTGATAATCAAGAAACAGTAGTATTTCCTGAATTTCTTACCCAAGATATTGCTGTTCCTGAAGTAGCAAAAGCAATACATACTCAAGAAAATTTATTCAAAGCACAAAAAGAAATGTATCGAGCTGAGAAAGAATCCTTGCACCAAAAAATTGCTCAGTTAAATAAACAAATTGAAGGATATGAAGCTAAGAAAATTTCTCTTGCTAAAAATTTGGAAGTAATTACCGATCGCCTAAAGGCAACACGAACACTACATGAAAAGAATTTTGTCCAAAAAGCTACATTGTTAGAATTAGAAGCAAAAGAAGCTGGCGCTAAAAGTGAAATCGCTATGACCGATACTGAAATTGCTAAAACTTATCAAGAGATTACTAAAAGTGATATTGAAATTATCAATTTACAAAATAAATTTACCAATAAGACTCTGGCTGAATTAAAAGACGCCCAGATTCAAGCTGGAAGCTTGCGTGAACAGTTTTATGCTTTACACGATTCATTAGATCGTATAGTGATAAAATCTCCGGTTGATGGTGTAATAAATGTCTTAAACTATCATACTATTGGTGGAGTCATTAGCCCAGGTAGTCCAATTATGGAAATTTCTCCAACCAACGATTCACTACTTATCGAAGCAAAAGTTTCACATAAGAACATAGATTCTGTTTACCCAGGGTTGGTCGCAAAAATAAGATTTAGTGCTTTCAAATCTAGAACCACTCCATTATTTACTGGAAAAGTAGTGTCAATATCACCGGATATCGTACAAGATAAGAATCCTGGTGCTGCAATGGGTGATAGTTTTTATATCGCTAGAATTGAAATAGATATGGATGAATTTGAAAAAGTAGCAAAATCTAGAAATCTGGAATTGCACCCTGGAATGCAAGCTGAGGTGCAGATTGTAACCGGTACCAGAACATTGCTTCGTTATTTATTAGATCCAGTTACCGATGTTATGTTTAGAGCATTTCGCGAGAAATAA